Proteins encoded together in one bacterium window:
- a CDS encoding TetR/AcrR family transcriptional regulator, giving the protein MSEHHGTNEEGPVKSRLLQAAVKLFVSRGYAATSVREIVEEAGVTKPVLYYHFGSKEGLYLHVMEAAFRQMAGIVEADMARGESPRVRLRRLAEDLFALFETHVDEARLWYSIYYGPPQGAPFFEFDSNHKKVVDAVRRLLEEGIAAGEFAPGNLDDLTWIYLGVFNMALELRLIGEHPELGDADYKRMLELVMDGFARGVGSRR; this is encoded by the coding sequence ATGTCGGAACACCACGGAACGAACGAGGAAGGCCCGGTCAAGAGCCGGCTCCTCCAGGCGGCGGTGAAGCTCTTCGTCAGCCGCGGCTACGCGGCGACCTCCGTCCGCGAGATCGTCGAGGAGGCCGGCGTGACCAAGCCGGTCCTCTACTACCACTTCGGCAGCAAGGAGGGGCTCTACCTCCACGTGATGGAGGCCGCCTTCCGCCAGATGGCGGGGATCGTCGAGGCCGACATGGCGCGCGGCGAATCGCCCCGCGTCCGGCTCCGCCGGCTGGCCGAAGACCTCTTCGCGCTCTTCGAGACGCACGTGGACGAGGCGCGGCTCTGGTACTCGATCTACTACGGCCCGCCGCAGGGCGCGCCGTTCTTCGAGTTCGACAGCAACCACAAGAAGGTCGTGGACGCCGTCCGCCGGCTGCTCGAGGAAGGGATCGCCGCGGGGGAGTTCGCCCCGGGGAACCTCGACGACCTGACGTGGATCTACCTCGGCGTCTTCAACATGGCGCTGGAGCTGCGGCTCATCGGCGAGCACCCCGAACTGGGGGACGCCGACTACAAGCGGATGCTCGAGCTCGTGATGGACGGTTTCGCGCGCGGCGTCGGGTCTCGGCGGTGA